The Oceanococcus sp. HetDA_MAG_MS8 nucleotide sequence GGCCAAATTGGCCAAATCTTCGAAGCCAATAAATGCATAGAAGGCTAAGAATGCACCGCTAAACCAGGCGGTATTGCGCAGCCCCGGCCACTGAACAACAGCCTGCGGCCATTGCCAATGTCCTTCGCCACCAACAACTGCCAGCACAATCGCAAGTAGGCCCACAACAGTGGAGATTGCGAGCAGGCCGACCAAAGCCGCTGACTCGCGAATGCCCCAGGTGGCGACCGCGCCCAGTGCCGCCAGATAGCCCAGGGTAACGAGCGGAGCGGGCAGTGCTATGAGGCTGCTGAGATAGCGGGCAAAGCCATGAGCCATGGTGGCAGCCGAGACCATCCCACTCAGAGCCACGGCTAAGCCTATGATCAGGGTCAGCGAATCGCGTGCAAAAGCAGCGTTGACGTAGGCGGCTTCGCCTGCACTACGTGGGTGCCGCGCGGCTAACTGCGCATAGCTTAGACCAGTAAGCGCGGCAATGGAGGCGGCCAGAACAAAGGCGGCCGGGGCTGCAGAGCCGCTCACCCCAATGACTTCGCCGATGAGCACGAAGATGCCGGCGCCGACAATGGTGCCCAGTCCATACAGGGTCATACTCCAAGGACCTAGGCTGCGGCGCAGGGTTGGGGCTGGACTGGGCTGACTCATAATTACCAATGTGCCTCAAGTGGGTTGAGCATGCAGACGCTGTTACCCAGTTTGCGCCTGGCTGCATAGACTGTGCTCTAGACTGATCTACATGCGCCGTCCCTCGCAGTGGCCGGGCATAGGCTAGGGAGCCGAGTATGAGTGCGTCGGATGCAGAGCGCTGGCTACAGCCTCTTTGGGTGACCCGCATTGCCATCGCCAGCGCCATCGCCTTGGCACTGCTCAAGGCTGCGGCAGCGATGTTTACGGGGTCCTTGGCCTTGCTGGGAAGCATGGCGGACTCCTTAATGGACGCCGTGGCGTCAACCGCGTTATTGCTGGCCATGATCTACGCAAGGAAGCCTCCGGATGCCCAGCACCGTTTTGGTCATGGACGTATAGAGCCACTGGCCTCTCTGGCACAGTCCGGACTCCTCACGGGGAGCGCAGTATTAGTGGCACTACACGCCATAGAACGCTTGTTTCGGCCACAGCCATTGCATCAGCCCGGATGGGCCGTGGCAGTGATGCTCCTTTCCATCGTGTTGACCTTGGTGCTGGTCAGAGTGCAACGGCGGGCGGCTTCCGCCAGTGGTTCTGTTGCCGTGACAGCCGATGCCGCACATTACTTGGGCGATGTGGTGGTCAACGCAGGCATCGTGCTGGCCTTGCTGTGCAGCGCGGTGTGGGGCTGGGTGTGGATTGACCCCCTCGTAGGGCTGCTCGTGGCGATCTATTTGGGTTTCTTGGCTTGGACGGTCGCGCGTCTAGCCTTGGTGCAGTTGATGGATGAGGAACTGCCTGCGGATGAGCGGGCCGATCTGGAGGCGGTGCTGCAGGCCACACCAGGGGTGATGGGCTGGCATGACCTGCGCACCCGGCGCGCAGGTCCACAACGGTTTTTGCAAGTGCACTTAGAGGTGGCTGGCCACTTAAGCTTGGAACAAGCGCATGCGATTACCGCAGATGCGGCTCAACGCCTACAGGCACGCTTCCAGAGTTTGGATGTGGTCATTCATGCCGACCCCATTCCAACACGGCCCTGACACGCAGACCGCTAGGCTTTTTGCCTCAGTTCACGGCCCTGAGCCACGGCTTCGGCCAAATGATCGAGTAGCGCGGCGGAGTCATCCCAGCCCAGGCAGCCATCGGTGATGCTCTTGCCGTACTCCAATGCATCCGGAGAGTCGGTGCCGACCCGCATTTTCTGCGCCCCATGCTTGAGGTGGCTCTCAATCATCAGCGCAAACACACCGCTATGACCGGCGCGGATATTGCTCGCGATTTCTTTGACCACATCGACCTGGCGGGCAGGGTCTTTTTGGCTGTTACCGTGGCTGCAGTCCACCATGACACGATCGATGAGACCAGCCTCTTTAAGCACGCCACAAGCTTGGCTTACTGACTGAGCGTCGTAATTGGGTTCTAAGCCACCGCGGAGAATCAAGTGTCCATGGGGATTGCCTAGGGTCCGCACGATGGCCACATGCCCACTCTTGTGTACAGACAGGAAATGATGCGGATTGGCCGCCGCCTGAATAGCCGCGACCGCGACGCTGATGTTGCCCTCGGTGCCATTCTTGAAGCCAATAGGTGCGGAAATCCCCGAGGCTAGTTCGCGGTGAATCTGACTCTCGGTGGTGCGAGCGCCAATAGCGCCCCAGGAGACCAGGTCACCGATGTACTGCGGAGAGATGGTATCGAGAAATTCGCTTCCAGCCGGCAACCCCATTTTGTTGATATCAATGAGTAGCTGCCGGGCGATGCGTAACCCCTCGTCGATTTTGAAGCTTTGGTCCAGGTAGGGGTCATTAATCAGGCCCTTCCAGCCCACGGTGGTGCGCGGCTTCTCAAAGTACACGCGCATCACAATTTCCAGGTGCTGTGCGTGCTTTTCGCGCAAAGCCACCAAGCGCTGGGCGTACTCCAGCGCCGAACGGGGGTCGTGGATGGAACAAGGGCCAATCACCACCAGCAAACGATCATCCTGGCCGGAGAGGATGTTGCGCACATTCTGCCGGGTGCTTGCTACCAGATCTTCAATGGCTGAGCCCGAAATGGGGAAAAAGCGAATGAGGTGCTCAGGCGGTGGCAGGGTCACAACCTGGTCAATTCTTTCGTCGTCGGTCTTGCCGAGTTTGTCTACGCTCATGGTCTGTATCTCTTGGCTGCGGCAGGGTGGCATTCATCAGAATCGACCATCCTTTCATTCGTCACCGCCTTTGGGGCGATGGTGATGGTCTGAGTGTAGTGCCGATGCCCGACTTTGTGGCCTAGCGAGATCGTCGGGTCTCGCCAGATGGCTCCCGCTCCTCGCCTCCTTCGCGACTCCCAGGAGCAACACAGGGCTATTTAATGGTTCATCGCGGTTTAGCGGGATACTGGCTCAGGTCTGCAGAACTTGATGGCTTGAGCATTTACCCTCCTCGTAGGTCGGCAGCTGGGCTTAAGCCAGCTCTGTAGATGACAGACGGCGCCTCGTTGCTGCACTCGCGGCGTGGAGCGTGTTGGTCCGTTAGCGCCGCTGTTCCTCGCGCCGCTGCGCGGTGCCCTCCGGCGGCTTGTGCTTGATGTGGTCGGCTTGACGCGACGTCGTGTCGCGGCAAGCCTTAATCGGCCGTCCGTGGCCGATTGACCACAGTCGCGACAAGACGCCTACGGCGCTCGGAAATGCGGCCCTAACGGGCCAACACTCCAACCTGCCACCACCGGCTCTTCAGAATAGCCTCATCCTCAATCCTCAGATGCGTGATGTTGCTCCAATCAGAGCCAAGTGAGGCCGAGCTGCCGAGCAAAGGTCACCGGCTCAATCCGCAGTGTTCGGCGAAGAAGCATTTTTGTCCGCTGACTCAACGCAGCGTCATCTCGTCCAGCAAGAACTGTGCGTCGTAGACCGTCCGCAGGGTTTCCACAATGGCGGCCGCATGCACGGACACGGCCCGGTTGCGGCGCTCGTCAAACCAGAAGGCCCCGCCTAGAGAGTGGATGTTCCCGTCAAACACTAGCCCCACAATTTCGGCATGGCTGTTGATCACGGGTGAGCCGGAGTTGCCGCCAATGATGTCGTTGGTGCTCACAAAGTTGAAGGGGGTGCTCAGGTCCAAGTCTGCTTTGGCCTGATGCCAACTCTGCGGCAGAGCAAAAGGCTCTGCGCCGGTTTCGCGATTGAAGGCACCGCCAATGGCGGTAAAGGGCGCAATGGTTTTGCCCTTCTCCTCCCAGCCCCGCACCTGCCCATACGACAGACGCAAGCTGAAGGTGGCATCCGGATACACGCTGGTGCCCAGCATGGCGAAGCGTGCGGCAGCAATCTTGCCGGCGTTCGCCGTCTCCACGGCTTTGACCTCATTGTCGTAGGTTTGGCGCAGGGCGCGGGCCGGCTCATCAATGAGCTTGGCCAAGACGATGAAGGGATCATCGCTGTTGGCGACGGCTTGGCCGCCATCGGCCCAGAGCGCTTTGCGGTACTTGAGCTGGCCCAGCTTGGTGTTTTGCACCAAGCGCTTGGCCACCGTTTCCGGAGAGTCTTTACCCAGCACCGCCTTCACCACCGGGTGATCTGGCGAGAGGTACTCCCGCAGTTTGGCCAACGAAAAGGACAGGGTCACTTCTTCGTACTCAGGGTAAATCGGCGCTTCGCTGAACAACTGCTGCTCCACGCGTGGCAGACGGGCCTCACTGAACTCCTCCAAACGCTCGGCGTTGGGCTTGGTACGCTCCTGTGCGCCACGCACCAGCGCCCGAGCATGATCGAAATAGGTGCTGGCGAAGCCGGAGCCCGCCTCCAGCATGCGATATTCCCAATAGATGTTGCGCAGGGTGGTTTGCGCCTGCTCGATTTGCTCCCAAGCATCGCCGTACAGCTTGCGGCGCTTGCGGGATTTTTTGACGTAGGCCTTCAGGCGCGCTTCTTCCCGGGCCTTAAAGGCAAAGACCTCCGGGTCTTGCAGCGCTTCCAGCATGCCTTTGCGGGCCTTAATGCCGTTTTCGATGCCGAAGAGGTCGCCCTGCGAGATGCGCGCCTGCTCGGCGCCTTCGGCTGCATAGCGGGTGAGATACCCCCGCCATTCACTGGCCAGCATCAAACGCTGGGGCAATTCCAGATCACGCTGGGTGGTCAACTGCGCCACGGTCAGACCGCGGCGCGTGGTACCAGGGTGGCCGGTAATGAAAACGGCTTCTCCGCCCTCAGCCCCTGCAGGCTGGATGGGAAAGTACTGCGCGATCGACGCCGGTTTGCCGTTGGCATACACCCGCAACAGGCCCATATCCAGGTTGTAGCGGGGAAAGTTGAAATTATCCGGATCTCCACCAAAGAAGGCGGTGGCCTGCTCTGGTGCGAATACCAATCGCACATCATCAAAGCGGTGGTATCGATACAGGTGATAGCGCCCGCCTTGGTACAGCTTGACCACCTCGCACTTGCCGCCCGCGGGGGCCTGCTCAGTACAGGCTGACTCAATCGCGGCAAGTTCGGCCTTTTCCGCCTTGGCAAAGGCTTCCTCTGTTTTGTCTTCGGTGGCCGCGTTCACCTCGGCCGTCACATCGCTGATCTCTTCCAGGCGACTGACGGACATTGCCGGACAGCGCAGCTCCTGTGCCGGCTCGCGGGCCAGGAAACCCTCGGCAATGTAATCCTGGTTTTTGCTGGACAACTGCTGCACGCAACGGCGCACACAGTGGTGATTGGTGAGTACCAAGCCCTGGCCGCTGACAAATGAGCCGGAGCAGCCATTCTCCAGCCGCACCGAGGACTGCATCAATTTGTCCACAAAAGCCTCGTCGGCACTAAAGCCGATCTCTTTTTGCATGGCCTTATTGGGCAGATTATCCAGGGTCCACATGCCCTCGGCGGCCCACACAGATAAGGGCAGAAACAGTGATGCCAGCCCTATCAAGATCATTTTCATCATCGGTTCTCGTTTCATTGCTGTGTTCAAACGGGGTTGCATGCAATTGTGCGCCAGCTAGTACCGAACTGGGTGACTATCCGCTCCTAAGGGGTCGCTTGGTGTACTGTCGGTAGGCGGATAACGACGCTGTGAGCGTCTTAGCGTGGCGACGATGCCGGAGGGTAACAACTCGGGCAGCCTGCAAGTCGTCTGGGCATGCTTGGCATGCCTTTCGCTTCAGCTAAGGGACGAGGCTGATCCTCCATGTAGACAACAAGCGGTGTAGGGGAGCATGAGTGATGACGATTAAGAAGATTCTGGTGGCCAATCGCGGCGAGATCGCCATTCGGGTGATGCGCGGGGCTGCCGAAATGGGCATTCGCACCGTGGCGGTTTATGCCTTTGAAGATCGCTTTGCTCTGCATCGCTTTAAGGCTGATGAGAGCTACCAGCTCGGCCCGGCCGGCCGGCCCGTAGGCAGCTATCTAGACATTGATGCGGTAGTTCGCATTGCCGTTGAGGCCGGTGTGGATGCCATTCACCCCGGCTACGGTTTTTTGTCAGAAAACCCCGACTTTGCTCAGGCCTGCGCCGACGCCGGTATTGCCTTTGTCGGGCCTAGCCCGGAGGTGCTGCGCACTCTCGGCGATAAGGTCTCCGCGCGCGCGGTGGCCGAAGCCGCGCAGGTGCCGGTACTGCCCGCCTCGGCCGAGTTGCCGCGGGATATGGAGCAGGCTCAGGCCTTGGTCGACGCCGTGGGCTATCCGGTCATGCTCAAGGCCAGTTGGGGCGGTGGCGGGCGCGGCATGCGCCGGGTGATGGATGCCCCCAGCCTGGCCGCAGCCCTGGAGTCCTCCCGGCGTGAGTCCGGAGCGGCTTTTGGTAACGATGCCGTGTACGTGGAGAAACTGGTCCAGCGGGCCCGGCATGTGGAAGTGCAGGTGCTGGGCGACAAACAGGGCCAGTTGGTGCATTTGTTCGAGCGGGACTGCTCGGTGCAGCGCCGTAACCAAAAGGTGGTAGAGCAGGCGCCGGCCCCCTACCTGAGCCCGCAGCAGCGCGAAGAGCTCTGCGCTTCAGCCATCCGGCTCTGTGCCCATGTGGGCTATTCCCATGCGGGCACGGTGGAGTTTTTGCTGGACGACGACACCGGCGAGTTTTACTTCATCGAAGTGAACCCCCGTATTCAGGTGGAGCACACGG carries:
- a CDS encoding amino acid permease, which encodes MSQPSPAPTLRRSLGPWSMTLYGLGTIVGAGIFVLIGEVIGVSGSAAPAAFVLAASIAALTGLSYAQLAARHPRSAGEAAYVNAAFARDSLTLIIGLAVALSGMVSAATMAHGFARYLSSLIALPAPLVTLGYLAALGAVATWGIRESAALVGLLAISTVVGLLAIVLAVVGGEGHWQWPQAVVQWPGLRNTAWFSGAFLAFYAFIGFEDLANLAEETRHPGRTLGIAIPLSMALSAMLYVLLCITALGALPVQELAASAAPMVTLLEYSGYPGATIVAVLGLLAITNGALAQLIMAARVLYGLSQQRQLPAWLASVHPGRHTPWAATVVATGFTMSLTMIGGLVLLAQLTSALILLIFTMVNLALVALLRQEKRHWGRYLLPLLGAASASGLLLLAVPGGHA
- a CDS encoding cation transporter, producing the protein MSASDAERWLQPLWVTRIAIASAIALALLKAAAAMFTGSLALLGSMADSLMDAVASTALLLAMIYARKPPDAQHRFGHGRIEPLASLAQSGLLTGSAVLVALHAIERLFRPQPLHQPGWAVAVMLLSIVLTLVLVRVQRRAASASGSVAVTADAAHYLGDVVVNAGIVLALLCSAVWGWVWIDPLVGLLVAIYLGFLAWTVARLALVQLMDEELPADERADLEAVLQATPGVMGWHDLRTRRAGPQRFLQVHLEVAGHLSLEQAHAITADAAQRLQARFQSLDVVIHADPIPTRP
- a CDS encoding 3-deoxy-7-phosphoheptulonate synthase, which translates into the protein MSVDKLGKTDDERIDQVVTLPPPEHLIRFFPISGSAIEDLVASTRQNVRNILSGQDDRLLVVIGPCSIHDPRSALEYAQRLVALREKHAQHLEIVMRVYFEKPRTTVGWKGLINDPYLDQSFKIDEGLRIARQLLIDINKMGLPAGSEFLDTISPQYIGDLVSWGAIGARTTESQIHRELASGISAPIGFKNGTEGNISVAVAAIQAAANPHHFLSVHKSGHVAIVRTLGNPHGHLILRGGLEPNYDAQSVSQACGVLKEAGLIDRVMVDCSHGNSQKDPARQVDVVKEIASNIRAGHSGVFALMIESHLKHGAQKMRVGTDSPDALEYGKSITDGCLGWDDSAALLDHLAEAVAQGRELRQKA
- a CDS encoding S46 family peptidase, with the translated sequence MKMILIGLASLFLPLSVWAAEGMWTLDNLPNKAMQKEIGFSADEAFVDKLMQSSVRLENGCSGSFVSGQGLVLTNHHCVRRCVQQLSSKNQDYIAEGFLAREPAQELRCPAMSVSRLEEISDVTAEVNAATEDKTEEAFAKAEKAELAAIESACTEQAPAGGKCEVVKLYQGGRYHLYRYHRFDDVRLVFAPEQATAFFGGDPDNFNFPRYNLDMGLLRVYANGKPASIAQYFPIQPAGAEGGEAVFITGHPGTTRRGLTVAQLTTQRDLELPQRLMLASEWRGYLTRYAAEGAEQARISQGDLFGIENGIKARKGMLEALQDPEVFAFKAREEARLKAYVKKSRKRRKLYGDAWEQIEQAQTTLRNIYWEYRMLEAGSGFASTYFDHARALVRGAQERTKPNAERLEEFSEARLPRVEQQLFSEAPIYPEYEEVTLSFSLAKLREYLSPDHPVVKAVLGKDSPETVAKRLVQNTKLGQLKYRKALWADGGQAVANSDDPFIVLAKLIDEPARALRQTYDNEVKAVETANAGKIAAARFAMLGTSVYPDATFSLRLSYGQVRGWEEKGKTIAPFTAIGGAFNRETGAEPFALPQSWHQAKADLDLSTPFNFVSTNDIIGGNSGSPVINSHAEIVGLVFDGNIHSLGGAFWFDERRNRAVSVHAAAIVETLRTVYDAQFLLDEMTLR